The Pseudodesulfovibrio hydrargyri genome segment TTTGCCCTTCCCTATTCCCCGCCGTCGAGGACCTCGGCCACCTTGGCCTCCAGCTCCTCCTTGTTGATGGGCTTGACGCAGTATTCCTGGGCCCCGAGCCTGAGCGACTCGCGGGCGGTCTCCAGGGTGGGATAGCCGGTCAGCATGATCGCCTTCATCTCCGGGTTGACCTTCTTGAGTTCCTCGAGGGCCTCCACGCCGGTCATCTTCTTGAGCTTGATGTCCAGGATGGCCAGGTCGATCCTCTTCCCGGCCGCGTGCTTCAGGGCGTCTTCCTCCTCGGTGAAGTTCCACACCTTGTGCCCCTTGCGCTCCAGGATGCGCTTGACCAGCATCCCGGCGTCGCTGATGTCGTCGAGTACCAATATATTCGCCATGATCTACTCCTTTTCGGGTTCCCCGCCGTCGGCCTGATGGTCCAGGGGGAGGTTCACTTCAAAGACCGTTCCGCCGCCCTCGGCTCCCTTCCTGGCGTCCGGGAACCCGAAATCGTCCGGGACCGGGCTCACGGCGCGGATGTCGCCGCCGTGGTCCTCGATAATCCCGAAGGAGACGGACAGCCCCAGGCCGGTGCCTTTGTCCACGGCCTTGGTGCTGTAGAACGGATCGAAAATCTTCTTGAGCGCGTCCTCGGCGATGCCCGAGCCGTTGTCGGCCACCCACAGGGAGACGATGCCCACCGGGGTGTCCAGCCGGGTGCGGATGAGAATGGTCCCGCCCTGGCCGGCCATGGCGTCGCGCGCGTTGGTCAGCAGGTTGATCCAGACCTGCTTGAGCTTCTCGGGGTCGCCGTAGATGATCGGGTAGCGGTCGTCGAGCTGGGTGATGATCTCCACCTGGTCGAGCTCCAGGGTGTGGCGCACCAGGGAGACCGCCTCCATGACCGAGTTGTTGAAGCACATCTCGCGCTTGGCCGACTGGGTCTGGCGGGAGAAGCCGAGCAGGTCGGCCACGATCTTCTTGCAGACCTGGGTCTGCTTCTCGATGATGGCCAGGTCCTGGTGGATCTGGCTGCCCGCATCCACGTCCTCCTGGAGCAGCTGGGCGTAGCCCAGGATGATGCCCAGCGGGGTGTTGATCTCATGGGCCACGCCGCCGGCCAGAAGTCCCAGAGACTCCATCTTCTGGGCCTGGATGAGCTGGTTCTCGTAGCGCTTGATGTCCGATATGTCACGGTCGGTCCGCAGCAGCCCGTCGATGCGCCCCTCGTCGTTGAAGACCGGCACGCAGACCACGTGGAACCAGTGCTCGCCCCCGCCCGTCTCGACCATCAGCTGGGTGTCCAGCCTACGCCCGGACTGGAGGATGTCGCGGGCGGCCATGTGCCGTTCCTCGGCCTCGGCCTCGGGGAAGAGGTCAAAATCGGTCTTGCCCTCGATCTCGGCCAGGGACATGCCCACGGACTCGGCGAAGCTCTTGTTGCAGCCCCGGTAGCGCATGGTCGAGTCCACCAGGGAGACACGGTCCGGGGAGACGTCCAGGATGGTCCGGGTCAGCCGTTGCTGGTCGCGCAGGTTGCGCTCGGCGTCGCGCAGCTCCTCGATGTGGCTCTTGAGCGACAGGGCCATGACGTCGAAGGTCTCGGCCAGGTCCTGGATCTCGTCGCCCGCGTTCTCGCGGTAGACCACGCACCGGCGGCAGGACTCCAGGCGGCACTGGAAATTGCCCTCGTTGTTGCAGTCCGGGCACATGGTCCCGGCGATGTACCAGCACCGCCGCCGGGTCTCCCCGTAGGCCGGACACTGGGTGGTCCCGCACTCCTGCTTCTCCCAGCAGTGGATGCCCCAGGTGGGGCCCGAGGTGATGTCCAGGTTGCCGGTCAACATCTCCTCGGCATGGGAGCGCAGCCGCCCCAGGCGCGCGGTGACGCGCCGGGCGAAGACCGTGCCCAGCGACGTGGCCAGGATCAGCGCCCCGGTGAACAGCCCGGCCATGAGGGTCAGCTGGCGCTGCACGGCCATCTGGATGCGCGCCTGGGACAGGCCGATGCGCACGGTCCCGAGCCGCCCCTCCGAGACCAGGATAGGGGCCGCGAAGTCGTAGATGCGCCGCGAGCCGTCGGCCAGAAGCTGGATGCGCAGGGACTCGCCCGAGGCGGCCCGGTTGGCGTCGATGAGGTCCACCGGGAATCCTTTCTGGAAGGTGTGGACCAGGACGAAGCCGTTCCTGTCCTGGATGAAGGCGTAGATCACGTCCTCCACCGTGGACTGCTCGTCGACCATGTTCTTGAGCCGCAGGAAGTCGCGGGCGAGCATGGGGTCCACGGCGCGCACGGACAATCCCTCGGCCAGGGCCGAGCCGCGCTTCTTGCTCTCCTCCACCAGGGAGTTGGCGCTCATGGTCCCGACCAGGGGCAGCAGGAGCACGGCCATGCCCACCAGGATGGCGGACATGCCCAGGTTGAGCTTGGTGCGGAACTTGAGGCGGGGAAATATGCGCATGAACGGCTACCGGTCCAGGTTCAATTTCTCGGCCAGCTCCCTGACCGGGTCGTAGTCGAGGTCGCGGGCCGGGATGATGCCCTTCATGCCCGCCGCGCTCAGAATGGCCCGGTGCTCGGGGGTGTCCACGTCCAGGGCGAACATGGCCTGGGCCACGGCCTCCACCACTGCCGGATCGAGCCCTTTGCGGGCCGCGTACACCCAGCCGGGATAGGTGCGGGTCTCGGCCAGGACGCGGATGGAACCGAGGTCGATCTTGTTTTTGACCACGTCCAGGGTGCCCTTGCGGATGGTCCCGATGTCGTACACGCCCGCGTGCACGGCCAGGACGACCTTTTCCTGCTTGCCGCCCGGACCGGGAGCGAAGTCCACGGTCTCGAAGTCGGATAGATGAATGCCGTGGTCGTAAAACAGCCCCAGGGGGAAGAGGTAGCCGCCGGCCGAGTTGGGGTCCACCGCGATCCAGCGCTTGCCCCGGCAGTCACCGATGGAATTGACGGCCGCGTTGTCCGCGCGGGCGATGATCTGTCCCCGGAAGTTGGGCTCGCCCGAGGGCTCGATGACCCGGGCGAAGGCCTGGGCCCCGGCCTTGGCCAGGCGCACGTAGACGAACGGATTGGAATAGGAGATGTCGATCTCCCCGCGCTCGACCATCTTGACGTGCTCCTCGAAGGTGTCGGGGAATATCTGTCGGATGGGCAGGCCGGTGGCCTTGCGCAGGTATTCAACCAGCCTGCGGTGGCGCTGGTAGGAGATGGTGTGGGAATACTGCGGCAGGTAGGCGTAGGTGATGGCCTCGTCCATGCGCGGGGCCACCAGGTCCTCGCGCTTGGACAGGTCCACCTTGACCGGCTTCTCGTCCGAGCACCCGGACGCGAAGGCCACGGGCAGAAGGAGCGCGAGCAGGGCCGCCCAGGTCGTCATTCGGATTCTCATCATGGTCATCATCGGATCAGCAGTTCCCGGCGCCGTGCGCCGCGTTTCGGACATGCCCTGAAACAGTACAGAAATTCAGGCCGCATTCCAACAAGTCTTATCCCTTGGCAACTCGCCGCCAAGTCAGTATGAAGGGGACCAGCACACGGGCGTGCCCAAGCAAGGAGATTCCCATGACGACGATTTTCAAGATCCCCATGAGCAAGACCGTGCTCACCTTTTTCCTCCTGGTCGTGGCCGTTGTCGCCGCGGCCGTGGCCTGGAGCTTCAACTCCGGCCTGACCTGGACCGGCATCTGCCTCATCGCCGTGGCCGGACCGCTTTCCCTGTTCTACTGGTACATGCTCTACATCACGCCCAAGCGGGCCTCGGTCACGGTGGCGGACGAGGGCATCCTCCTGGCCGCCCCGCCGTTCGCATCGGCGGTCATCCCGTGGGCCTCGGTGGTCAAGACCTTCCGCGTGGACCTGAAAAAGGATGCGGACTTCCACTTCACCAAGACCAAGAAGTACATGACCTTCGGCGCCTACCGGTCCGGCATGGTCGAGATCAAGGACGGCCGCGAGGCGGTCGTGGTCACCAACCGCGAGGACGTGCTCTGCGTCCAGACCGAGGAACGGTATTACCTGATCGGCCCCTCGGACCTCCCCGGCTTTCTGGAGGCCGTGGAGAAGGGTGCTCCCTAGACCGGCCCGGCCGGACATATCAAAGAACAAAGCCGCCCCATGGGGCGGCTTTTCCTTTTTTCGAAATCGCTAGGACCCTTCGGGGACCGGCTTGCTCTTCACAAGCCCCGGCTTGACCTTGGCCCGCTCCTTCTTGCGCATGTATTCCTTCCTGTCCTCTTCGCTGAGCAGGTCCGTGAATTCCAGCATCTCGTCCCCGGCCTCGTTGTCCTTGACCTTCTGGCGGATGGTCTTGAAGACCGGCAGCCACGGCTTGGCCAGGCTGAACAGATAGCGGACCAGGATGTAGACCGGAATGAACACGAAGGCCGGGCCCACCGAGCCGAGGAACGGGACAGTGAAGTCCACCTGGCCGAAGCGGTAGAACAGCCAGCCGATGCCGAACGGGACCACCCACAGGGACGAGGCGAACAGCGCGATGCGGGCGAAGAAGTTCTTGCCGAAGGCGTCGTTGGCGATGGAGTTGCAGGCCTTCCACGCGGTCTTGTTCTTGGCGCCCAGCGCCTTGACCGACAGGTTGTGGTGGTCGACCATGTCCCGGTTGATGGTCCTAAAATGCTTCTTGTTGGTGAAATAGACCCCGGCCATGCACAATTCGCCGATGACGGTTGCCGCAAGGGCGACCCAGATCAGACCGAGGGCGAACCCCACGTAGGCGTTGCCGGAGGTGCGGAAGGCCCAGATCATCCAGGGGTCGAGAAATTCGTATACGATTTGGCCGGTCATGTTCATTCCTGTGAGAGGTTGGTCATGGGGGCCGCCCGGTATGGGCGGCCCCCTTTCTTGCCGTCAGTTCGCCCGACTTAGAAGGGCGGGACGATGGAGTAGCCCAGGAAGCCCTTGGTGGTGTAGCGGAGACCGACGTACACGGCCAGGACGATGAAGATGTACTTCAGGACCTTGTCCGGGATGAACTTGGAGGTCTTGGGTCCGACGATGGAGCCGATGACGATGCCGACGAGCTCGGCGCCGATCAGGCCCCAGGCCACCGGGGTCTGCTTGAGCAGCATGTAGGAGGCGATGGAGTTGACCATGCCGATGAGGACCGCCAGGGCGGAGGTACCGGCAACCAGGTACATGGGCAGACCGGCCACGGAGGTCAAGAACGGCACCAGCAGGAAGCCGCCGCCGACACCCAGGAAGGAGGCCAGGGCCGCGATGCAGAAACCGCCGATCACGGGGATCAGGGGGTTGAACTTGAACTCGACGCCGAAGAAGGTGAACTCGCAGATGGTCGGGGTGAACTTCTGGACCTTCACGCCCATCTCGGCCATGTCCACGGTGCCGCCCTGCTGCTGTTCCTTGACGGACTTCTGGAAGGCCTCGGCGGCCTTCTTGGCGGCCTGCTTGCCAGCCTGGCCCTTGGGGGTGGTCTGGTAGAACAGGTAGCAGCCCAGGAACAGGACGAAGATGCCGAAGTAGCCAAGGTAGGCCTTCAGGCTGATCTTACCGGCAGTCAGCCAGGGCACGAGCCAGGAACCGGCCACGGAACCGATGGCCAGGGCGATGCCGAGCGGCAGCACCAGGCGGCCGGCCTTGTAGTAGTTGAAGGAGGACAGGGCGGCGGAACAACCGACGAGCCACTGGTTGGACACGCGGATGGAGTCGGTGACGACCTTGTTCATCTTGGAGCCCTTGCCAAAGGAGCTGGCGTAGTCGCCCAGGCCGTAGATGGTGATGTGACCGACACCGGCCATGATGCCGCCGAAGGCGCCGACGGTGGAGAAGATCCAGCCTACCCAGATCGCCCACAGGAAACCGATGATGATGTTCAGCTGCGGTCCGCCGGGAATGCCCATGTAGCCGGGCTCGCCGGTGGGTTTGGCCTCGGCTATGGCGTCGGCCAGACGATCGGCCAGGGCGGGCTGAGCCATGAGGCAGACAGCCGCGGCCAGGGCCAGCATCAGGAGAGTTTTCTTGGAACGTAACACAGTTACCTCCTCCTCATAATGAATGTTAAAAGGACCCCAAAATGTCACTCCGCGCCCCCCTAGGCAGCGGAGTTGGTACCCAGTCTATTCCGGCCGCACGAAGCTCAGGGCGTTCGCCGTGCAGCCGACAACGCAGGCAGGGATGCCGTCG includes the following:
- a CDS encoding response regulator encodes the protein MANILVLDDISDAGMLVKRILERKGHKVWNFTEEEDALKHAAGKRIDLAILDIKLKKMTGVEALEELKKVNPEMKAIMLTGYPTLETARESLRLGAQEYCVKPINKEELEAKVAEVLDGGE
- a CDS encoding ATP-binding protein, giving the protein MRIFPRLKFRTKLNLGMSAILVGMAVLLLPLVGTMSANSLVEESKKRGSALAEGLSVRAVDPMLARDFLRLKNMVDEQSTVEDVIYAFIQDRNGFVLVHTFQKGFPVDLIDANRAASGESLRIQLLADGSRRIYDFAAPILVSEGRLGTVRIGLSQARIQMAVQRQLTLMAGLFTGALILATSLGTVFARRVTARLGRLRSHAEEMLTGNLDITSGPTWGIHCWEKQECGTTQCPAYGETRRRCWYIAGTMCPDCNNEGNFQCRLESCRRCVVYRENAGDEIQDLAETFDVMALSLKSHIEELRDAERNLRDQQRLTRTILDVSPDRVSLVDSTMRYRGCNKSFAESVGMSLAEIEGKTDFDLFPEAEAEERHMAARDILQSGRRLDTQLMVETGGGEHWFHVVCVPVFNDEGRIDGLLRTDRDISDIKRYENQLIQAQKMESLGLLAGGVAHEINTPLGIILGYAQLLQEDVDAGSQIHQDLAIIEKQTQVCKKIVADLLGFSRQTQSAKREMCFNNSVMEAVSLVRHTLELDQVEIITQLDDRYPIIYGDPEKLKQVWINLLTNARDAMAGQGGTILIRTRLDTPVGIVSLWVADNGSGIAEDALKKIFDPFYSTKAVDKGTGLGLSVSFGIIEDHGGDIRAVSPVPDDFGFPDARKGAEGGGTVFEVNLPLDHQADGGEPEKE
- a CDS encoding phosphate/phosphite/phosphonate ABC transporter substrate-binding protein; amino-acid sequence: MTMMRIRMTTWAALLALLLPVAFASGCSDEKPVKVDLSKREDLVAPRMDEAITYAYLPQYSHTISYQRHRRLVEYLRKATGLPIRQIFPDTFEEHVKMVERGEIDISYSNPFVYVRLAKAGAQAFARVIEPSGEPNFRGQIIARADNAAVNSIGDCRGKRWIAVDPNSAGGYLFPLGLFYDHGIHLSDFETVDFAPGPGGKQEKVVLAVHAGVYDIGTIRKGTLDVVKNKIDLGSIRVLAETRTYPGWVYAARKGLDPAVVEAVAQAMFALDVDTPEHRAILSAAGMKGIIPARDLDYDPVRELAEKLNLDR
- a CDS encoding PH domain-containing protein, whose product is MTTIFKIPMSKTVLTFFLLVVAVVAAAVAWSFNSGLTWTGICLIAVAGPLSLFYWYMLYITPKRASVTVADEGILLAAPPFASAVIPWASVVKTFRVDLKKDADFHFTKTKKYMTFGAYRSGMVEIKDGREAVVVTNREDVLCVQTEERYYLIGPSDLPGFLEAVEKGAP
- a CDS encoding sulfite exporter TauE/SafE family protein, which translates into the protein MLRSKKTLLMLALAAAVCLMAQPALADRLADAIAEAKPTGEPGYMGIPGGPQLNIIIGFLWAIWVGWIFSTVGAFGGIMAGVGHITIYGLGDYASSFGKGSKMNKVVTDSIRVSNQWLVGCSAALSSFNYYKAGRLVLPLGIALAIGSVAGSWLVPWLTAGKISLKAYLGYFGIFVLFLGCYLFYQTTPKGQAGKQAAKKAAEAFQKSVKEQQQGGTVDMAEMGVKVQKFTPTICEFTFFGVEFKFNPLIPVIGGFCIAALASFLGVGGGFLLVPFLTSVAGLPMYLVAGTSALAVLIGMVNSIASYMLLKQTPVAWGLIGAELVGIVIGSIVGPKTSKFIPDKVLKYIFIVLAVYVGLRYTTKGFLGYSIVPPF